One window from the genome of Streptomyces sp. NBC_01476 encodes:
- a CDS encoding TetR/AcrR family transcriptional regulator: protein MTPAPPPGPPPPGPPPPGPAPVPGAGGGPGGAGPEPAAPRGRPRNAAVGSTVIETVLRLISEGAGFGDLSMEGIAREAGVGKATVYRRWPSKDALLLDVLAQVDEPPRTEPTGDLRHDLITAVEYIRRRSLAKRESALMRTMMTQAQSNPELWRRYHDTVVSVRRRMLIDLLEWGISTGQIRAELGADLDLLADMVVGPVLARATLRPDAPLRPDLAEQVVDTLLDGMRPREKEGNGGP from the coding sequence GTGACACCGGCGCCACCGCCGGGGCCGCCACCGCCGGGGCCGCCACCGCCGGGGCCGGCACCGGTCCCGGGCGCCGGTGGCGGCCCCGGCGGCGCGGGGCCCGAGCCGGCCGCCCCGCGCGGCCGGCCGCGCAACGCGGCGGTCGGCAGCACGGTCATCGAGACGGTGCTGCGGCTGATCTCCGAGGGCGCCGGCTTCGGCGACCTGTCCATGGAGGGCATCGCCCGGGAAGCGGGGGTCGGCAAGGCCACCGTCTACCGCCGCTGGCCGAGCAAGGACGCGCTGCTGCTGGACGTCCTCGCCCAGGTGGACGAGCCGCCGCGGACCGAGCCCACCGGGGACCTGCGGCACGACCTGATCACCGCGGTCGAGTACATCAGGCGGCGCAGCCTCGCCAAGCGTGAATCGGCGCTGATGCGCACGATGATGACGCAGGCACAGAGCAACCCGGAACTCTGGCGGCGCTACCACGACACCGTGGTGTCCGTCCGCCGCCGGATGCTGATCGACCTGCTGGAATGGGGCATCTCCACCGGGCAGATCAGGGCCGAACTCGGCGCCGATCTCGACCTGCTGGCCGACATGGTGGTCGGGCCGGTGCTCGCCCGGGCCACCCTGCGCCCCGACGCCCCGCTCCGGCCCGACCTCGCGGAACAGGTCGTCGACACACTGCTCGACGGGATGCGGCCCCGGGAGAAGGAGGGGAACGGCGGGCCGTGA
- a CDS encoding DHA2 family efflux MFS transporter permease subunit, giving the protein MAEPTTHTVPEAVHRRRWAILTVLLLSLLVVVLDNSILNVAMKTIAQPSPTGLGATQSQLEWAINSYTLVFAGLLFTAGLLGDRLGRKKVLLFGMLIFGLGSAASAMAGSAGELIAFRGVMGFGGAFIMPATLAIIMNVFEREEQPRAIGIWAGVVGLAIAIGPITGGLLLQHFWWGSVFLVNVPIVVIGLVAMFLIVPDSKDPRPGKLDPMGVLLSIAGLVLLIYGVIKGGQYGDFTRPEVWVTALAGLLVLGGFVWYESRTDHPALDVRYFKKRQFSASVAAIGLVFFALMGVTFFIVFYTQSVRGYSPLQSGLLLLPLAAAQMVFAPRARLLVNRLGARAVCAGGLALTGISFLGFLLLGASTPIWVLEVLFFLMGTAMAHVMPPATVMIMSSLPREKAGSGSAVNNTFRQVGGALGVAVLGSLMSTVYRNGIKDHLGSLPAPARASAAESIEATLGVADRLGARGQVLVQPANDAFLHAMHITAAASAGVALLGAVVAVVFLPARSAVAAPAPGGSPERELAEVEQ; this is encoded by the coding sequence ATGGCAGAACCCACCACCCACACCGTGCCCGAGGCGGTCCACCGCCGCCGCTGGGCGATCCTCACCGTGCTGCTGTTGAGCCTGCTCGTCGTCGTGCTCGACAACTCGATCCTCAATGTCGCGATGAAGACCATCGCCCAGCCGTCACCCACCGGGCTCGGGGCCACCCAGAGCCAGCTGGAATGGGCGATCAACTCGTACACGCTGGTCTTCGCGGGCCTGCTGTTCACCGCGGGACTGCTCGGCGACCGGCTCGGCCGCAAGAAGGTGCTGCTCTTCGGGATGCTGATATTCGGCCTCGGCTCCGCGGCCTCCGCGATGGCAGGCTCGGCTGGTGAGCTGATCGCCTTCCGCGGGGTGATGGGCTTCGGCGGCGCGTTCATCATGCCCGCCACGCTCGCCATCATCATGAACGTCTTCGAGCGCGAGGAGCAGCCGCGGGCCATCGGCATCTGGGCCGGTGTGGTCGGCCTGGCCATCGCGATCGGCCCGATCACCGGCGGTCTGCTGCTCCAGCACTTCTGGTGGGGCTCGGTCTTCCTGGTCAATGTGCCGATCGTGGTGATCGGCCTGGTCGCGATGTTCCTGATCGTGCCGGACTCCAAGGACCCGCGGCCCGGCAAGCTCGACCCGATGGGCGTGCTGCTCTCCATCGCCGGCCTGGTGCTGCTGATCTACGGCGTCATCAAGGGCGGCCAGTACGGCGACTTCACCCGCCCCGAGGTGTGGGTCACCGCGCTGGCCGGACTGCTCGTGCTCGGCGGCTTCGTCTGGTACGAGTCGCGCACCGACCACCCGGCGCTCGATGTCCGCTACTTCAAGAAGCGGCAGTTCTCCGCCTCGGTCGCCGCCATCGGCCTGGTCTTCTTCGCGCTGATGGGCGTCACCTTCTTCATCGTCTTCTACACCCAGTCGGTCCGCGGCTACAGCCCCCTGCAGTCCGGTCTGCTGCTGCTCCCGCTGGCCGCCGCCCAGATGGTCTTCGCGCCCCGGGCCCGGCTGCTGGTCAACCGGCTCGGCGCCCGGGCGGTCTGCGCCGGCGGCCTCGCACTGACCGGGATCTCCTTCCTCGGCTTCCTGCTGCTCGGCGCGTCCACCCCGATCTGGGTGCTGGAAGTCCTCTTCTTCCTGATGGGCACCGCCATGGCCCACGTCATGCCGCCCGCCACCGTGATGATCATGTCCTCGCTGCCGCGCGAGAAGGCCGGCTCCGGGTCCGCGGTCAACAACACCTTCCGGCAGGTCGGCGGCGCGCTCGGCGTCGCGGTCCTGGGCTCGCTGATGTCGACCGTCTACCGCAACGGCATCAAGGACCACCTCGGCTCGCTGCCCGCGCCCGCCCGGGCGTCGGCCGCCGAGTCCATCGAGGCCACCCTCGGGGTCGCCGACCGGCTCGGCGCCAGGGGCCAGGTGCTGGTCCAGCCCGCCAACGACGCGTTCCTGCACGCCATGCACATCACCGCCGCCGCCTCCGCCGGCGTCGCGCTGCTCGGCGCGGTGGTCGCGGTGGTGTTCCTGCCGGCCAGGTCCGCGGTGGCCGCTCCGGCGCCCGGCGGCTCGCCGGAGCGGGAGCTGGCGGAGGTGGAGCAGTGA
- the panB gene encoding 3-methyl-2-oxobutanoate hydroxymethyltransferase, whose product MTQLPAAQQPSGGAGATDHPKTLYGGTGTRRITVRDLAAAKERGEKWPMLTAYDAMTASVFDQAGIPVLLVGDSMGNAHLGYDSTVPVTMDHMTMLSAAVVRGTRRALIVADLTFGSYQEGPVQALRNATRLVKEAGVGAVKLEGGERSLAQTETLVEAGIPVMAHMGLTPQSFNTLGYRVQGRGDEAADRLIRDAKAAQNAGAFALVLELVPAEVAAEITRSLQIPVIGIGAGSGTDAQVLVWTDMAGLTEGKVPRFTKQYANLRQTLGDAARAFAGDVVGGAFPAEEHTFH is encoded by the coding sequence ATGACGCAACTTCCGGCTGCCCAGCAGCCCTCCGGCGGCGCCGGAGCCACCGACCACCCGAAGACGCTGTACGGCGGTACCGGCACCCGCCGGATCACCGTCCGCGACCTCGCCGCCGCCAAGGAGCGCGGCGAGAAGTGGCCGATGCTCACCGCGTACGACGCGATGACCGCCTCCGTCTTCGACCAGGCCGGCATCCCCGTCCTGCTGGTCGGCGACTCGATGGGCAACGCCCATCTGGGCTACGACTCCACCGTCCCGGTCACCATGGACCACATGACGATGCTCTCGGCCGCCGTGGTCCGCGGCACGCGCCGGGCGCTGATCGTCGCGGACCTGACCTTCGGCTCGTATCAGGAGGGCCCGGTGCAGGCCCTGCGCAACGCCACCCGGCTGGTCAAGGAGGCCGGGGTGGGCGCGGTCAAGCTGGAGGGCGGCGAGCGCTCGCTGGCCCAGACCGAGACGCTGGTCGAGGCCGGCATTCCGGTGATGGCCCACATGGGCCTGACCCCGCAGTCCTTCAACACCCTCGGCTACCGGGTGCAGGGCCGCGGCGACGAGGCCGCCGACCGGCTGATCCGCGACGCCAAGGCGGCGCAGAACGCGGGCGCCTTCGCCCTCGTACTGGAGCTGGTGCCGGCCGAGGTGGCCGCCGAGATCACCCGCTCGCTGCAGATCCCGGTGATCGGGATCGGTGCCGGGTCCGGCACCGACGCCCAGGTCCTGGTCTGGACCGACATGGCCGGCCTGACCGAGGGCAAGGTGCCGCGCTTCACCAAGCAGTACGCGAACCTGCGGCAGACCCTCGGGGACGCGGCCAGGGCGTTCGCGGGTGACGTGGTCGGCGGGGCCTTCCCCGCCGAGGAGCACACCTTCCACTGA
- a CDS encoding COG4315 family predicted lipoprotein, with the protein MIITNRGRMATGAVFAASLAIALTACGSSGSSASSPSSPAASSSAPSPAPSAAGVHTTSDAKLGTIVVNGKGLTLYRFDNDTSNPPKSNCTGQCATLWPAAPAADAATVNGVDQKLLGSVDGTDGTKQLTLDGWPLYTFAQDAKPGDTNGQGLMGIWWAVTPTGAKAGASAGTSSAATSAPADSGSGGGSYGY; encoded by the coding sequence ATGATCATCACCAACCGTGGCCGGATGGCCACCGGGGCGGTCTTCGCCGCGTCCCTGGCCATAGCCCTCACGGCGTGCGGCTCGTCGGGTTCGTCGGCTTCTTCGCCCTCTTCCCCCGCGGCTTCCTCCTCCGCCCCCTCCCCGGCGCCGTCCGCGGCCGGGGTGCACACCACGTCGGACGCCAAGCTCGGCACGATCGTGGTGAACGGCAAGGGCCTGACCCTCTACCGCTTCGACAACGACACCAGCAACCCGCCGAAGTCGAACTGCACCGGTCAGTGCGCCACCCTGTGGCCCGCCGCGCCCGCCGCCGACGCCGCCACGGTCAACGGCGTCGACCAGAAGCTGCTCGGCTCGGTGGACGGCACCGACGGCACGAAGCAGCTCACCCTCGACGGCTGGCCGCTCTACACCTTCGCCCAGGACGCCAAGCCCGGCGACACCAACGGCCAGGGTCTGATGGGCATCTGGTGGGCGGTGACGCCGACCGGGGCGAAGGCAGGGGCGAGCGCGGGGACGAGTTCCGCGGCCACTTCCGCCCCGGCGGACTCCGGGTCGGGCGGCGGGTCGTACGGGTACTGA
- a CDS encoding sigma-70 family RNA polymerase sigma factor, with amino-acid sequence MMRALYHEHAGALFAYVLRLVAGDRYLAEDIVQETLLRAWKSAATLDPAARSLRPWLVTVARRIVIDGHRSRQSRPQETSPAGLEQLPAQDELERSLRLMTISDALRDLSAAHREALVETYFRGRTVNEAAEELGLPPGTVRSRVFYALRALRNALEERGVTTS; translated from the coding sequence ATGATGCGGGCGCTGTACCACGAGCACGCGGGCGCGCTCTTCGCGTACGTCCTGCGGCTCGTGGCCGGCGACCGCTATCTTGCCGAGGACATCGTGCAGGAGACGCTGCTGCGGGCCTGGAAGAGCGCCGCCACGCTCGATCCGGCGGCCCGCAGCCTGCGGCCCTGGCTGGTGACGGTGGCCCGGCGGATCGTGATCGACGGCCACCGCAGCCGGCAGTCACGGCCGCAGGAGACCTCACCGGCCGGGCTGGAGCAGTTGCCGGCCCAGGACGAGCTGGAGCGGTCCCTGCGCCTGATGACCATCTCCGACGCTCTGCGGGACCTGTCGGCCGCCCACCGGGAAGCCCTGGTGGAGACGTACTTCCGCGGCCGTACGGTCAATGAGGCGGCCGAGGAGCTCGGCCTGCCGCCCGGCACCGTACGATCCCGGGTGTTCTACGCACTGCGCGCCCTGCGCAACGCGCTCGAGGAGAGAGGGGTGACCACCTCATGA
- a CDS encoding anti-sigma factor family protein: MNPHVDVGAYLLGALDDAEMTAFEEHLAGCDECGAQLDELMGVVPVLEELRSDGIGFVEPPGDALLDKLLRQVAGERRARKRRRLVAVAAAAVLVVGGPTVAVLATQDSGGGTSPVASATFAPDQRSADNPATGASAVVGVTDKGWGTAVDLRLSGVNGPLTCSLIAVGRDGSKQTVASWSVPYAGYGTDAQPRPLTVHGAAGLHTNQISRFDVRTSDGKLLVSVPA; encoded by the coding sequence ATGAATCCCCATGTCGACGTGGGCGCCTATCTGCTCGGGGCGCTGGACGACGCGGAGATGACCGCGTTCGAGGAGCACCTGGCCGGGTGCGACGAGTGCGGTGCGCAGCTGGACGAGCTCATGGGCGTGGTCCCGGTGCTCGAAGAGCTGCGCTCGGACGGGATCGGCTTCGTGGAACCACCCGGTGACGCGCTGCTGGACAAGCTGCTGCGTCAGGTGGCGGGCGAGCGCCGGGCCCGTAAGCGCCGCCGGCTGGTCGCGGTAGCGGCGGCCGCGGTGCTGGTGGTGGGCGGGCCGACGGTGGCCGTGCTGGCCACCCAGGACAGCGGCGGCGGCACCTCCCCGGTGGCGTCGGCCACCTTCGCCCCCGACCAGCGCTCGGCGGACAATCCGGCCACCGGCGCCTCTGCCGTCGTCGGGGTGACGGACAAGGGCTGGGGCACGGCCGTCGACCTGCGGCTGTCCGGTGTGAACGGCCCGCTGACCTGCAGCCTGATCGCGGTCGGCCGGGACGGCAGCAAGCAGACGGTCGCCAGCTGGTCGGTGCCGTACGCCGGCTACGGCACCGACGCCCAGCCGCGACCGCTCACTGTGCACGGCGCGGCCGGACTGCACACCAACCAGATCAGCCGCTTCGACGTCCGTACCTCGGATGGGAAGCTGCTGGTCAGCGTGCCGGCGTAA
- a CDS encoding ATP-binding cassette domain-containing protein: MATTTATTRLTENGGTAAVEVRGLVKHYGETKALDGVDLEVRQGTVLGVLGPNGAGKTTLVRVLSTLVRPDAGTARVAGYDVLKQPRQLRRVIGLTGQYASVDEKLSGRENLYMIGRLLDLSRAAARKRADELLERFSLTEAAKKPAMQYSGGMRRRLDLAASMIGEPAVLYLDEPTTGLDPRTRNEVWAEVQRMVSEGATVLLTTQYMEEAEQLANELTVIDRGRVIANGNVSELKAKVGGRTLQIRPSDPAQVAAMAAAIGDAGLDGVAGAHADHADGLVSVPILSDEQLTAVVSLLGVRGFGIAGISTHLPSLDEVFLAITGQKANLGEGVDAAPAQETEDTEEVEVAA; the protein is encoded by the coding sequence ATGGCAACGACGACAGCGACAACACGACTGACGGAGAACGGTGGGACCGCAGCCGTCGAGGTGCGCGGTCTGGTCAAGCACTACGGCGAGACCAAGGCCCTCGACGGGGTGGATCTGGAAGTGCGCCAAGGCACCGTGCTCGGCGTGCTCGGCCCGAACGGGGCGGGCAAGACCACGCTGGTACGGGTGCTGTCCACGCTGGTCCGCCCCGACGCGGGCACCGCCCGGGTGGCGGGCTACGACGTACTCAAGCAGCCCCGGCAGCTGCGCCGGGTGATCGGCCTGACCGGCCAGTACGCCTCGGTGGACGAGAAGCTGTCCGGCCGGGAGAACCTCTACATGATCGGCCGGCTGCTCGACCTGTCCCGGGCCGCCGCCCGCAAGCGGGCGGACGAGCTGCTGGAGCGGTTCTCGCTCACCGAGGCGGCGAAGAAGCCCGCGATGCAGTACTCCGGCGGGATGCGCCGCCGGCTGGACCTGGCGGCGAGCATGATCGGCGAGCCGGCGGTGCTCTACCTGGACGAACCGACCACCGGCCTCGACCCACGGACCCGCAACGAGGTGTGGGCCGAGGTGCAGCGGATGGTCTCCGAGGGAGCGACCGTCCTGCTCACCACCCAGTACATGGAGGAGGCCGAGCAGCTCGCCAACGAGCTGACGGTCATCGACCGCGGCCGGGTGATCGCCAACGGCAATGTCTCCGAGCTCAAGGCCAAGGTCGGCGGGCGCACCCTGCAGATCCGGCCGTCCGACCCGGCGCAGGTGGCCGCGATGGCCGCGGCGATCGGGGACGCCGGCCTCGACGGGGTGGCCGGCGCGCACGCCGACCACGCCGACGGCCTGGTGAGCGTGCCGATCCTCAGCGACGAACAGCTCACCGCGGTGGTGTCCCTGCTGGGCGTGCGCGGCTTCGGCATCGCCGGGATCAGCACCCATCTGCCCAGCCTGGACGAGGTGTTCCTGGCGATCACCGGCCAGAAGGCCAACCTGGGCGAGGGCGTGGACGCGGCGCCGGCCCAGGAGACGGAAGACACCGAAGAAGTGGAGGTCGCGGCATGA
- a CDS encoding ABC transporter permease, translating into MSAATATVTAPAQQAAVAGEGRIGLRANLRHIGALARRNMLQIKQDPESMFDALLMPVIFTLLFVYVFGGAVSGKGNQHAYVNYVVPGLMAMMGMNIAQAVGTGINDDFKKGVMDRFRTMPIARSSVLIAKIVVEVGRMLIATAILLGMGFALGLTIQTDVPHLLAAVALSTVFGASLMWIFILLGLTMKSPQAVQGVAMLVLMPLQFGSSIFAKPTTMPGWLEGFTKVNPLSNLADAARALVNGGPVAHSVWMTLAWAVGITVVTAPLAVARFRKKT; encoded by the coding sequence ATGAGCGCGGCTACGGCTACGGTCACCGCACCCGCGCAGCAGGCCGCGGTGGCCGGCGAGGGCAGGATCGGCCTGCGGGCCAACCTGCGGCACATCGGCGCGCTCGCGCGCCGCAACATGCTCCAGATCAAGCAGGACCCGGAGTCGATGTTCGACGCCCTGCTGATGCCGGTGATCTTCACCCTGCTCTTCGTGTACGTCTTCGGCGGCGCGGTCTCCGGCAAGGGCAACCAGCACGCGTATGTGAACTACGTGGTGCCCGGCCTGATGGCGATGATGGGCATGAACATCGCGCAGGCGGTCGGCACCGGGATCAACGACGACTTCAAGAAGGGGGTCATGGACCGGTTCCGGACGATGCCGATCGCCCGGTCCTCGGTACTGATCGCCAAGATCGTGGTCGAGGTCGGCCGGATGCTGATCGCCACCGCGATCCTGCTCGGGATGGGCTTCGCCCTCGGCCTGACCATCCAGACGGACGTGCCGCACCTGCTGGCGGCGGTCGCGCTGTCGACGGTCTTCGGCGCCTCGCTCATGTGGATCTTCATTCTGCTGGGGCTGACCATGAAATCGCCCCAGGCGGTACAGGGGGTGGCCATGCTCGTGCTGATGCCGCTGCAGTTCGGCAGCTCGATCTTCGCCAAGCCGACCACGATGCCGGGGTGGCTGGAGGGCTTCACCAAGGTCAATCCGCTGTCGAACCTGGCGGACGCGGCCCGCGCCCTGGTCAACGGCGGACCAGTGGCGCACTCGGTGTGGATGACCCTGGCCTGGGCGGTCGGCATCACCGTGGTGACGGCGCCCCTGGCGGTGGCACGGTTCCGGAAGAAGACCTGA